In a genomic window of Diabrotica undecimpunctata isolate CICGRU chromosome 2, icDiaUnde3, whole genome shotgun sequence:
- the LOC140433967 gene encoding zinc finger BED domain-containing protein 5-like: MSSFTGSTEKSVDASFLVSLRIAKSGKAHTIGEELLPAAKDMVTCMLGEASAKKLELISLSNNTVQRRIDSMASNVKNKVINHVKSSDFFSIQLDESTDVTNYAQLMVYVRYIRENKTIKEDYLFCEPLSTRTTADEIFNKLDEFFAENGLDWMNCVGFCSGGARAMTGRFGGVATKVKSVAKNCTFMHCSIHRQALAVKRMPEQFKNVLQDAIKVVNFIKSRALNSRLFSNLCSEMGSDHIQLLLHTEVKWLSRGKMLKRLFQLRSEVQLFLMGTDFELRNDRHADRRTLAYIIGLLIRHFQSHQRLKSKFAR; encoded by the coding sequence ATGTCTTCATTTACTGGTAGTACCGAAAAATCAGTAGATGCATCATTCTTAGTCAGCCTAAGAATTGCAAAGTCAGGAAAAGCTCACACAATTGGCGAAGAGTTGTTACCTGCAGCAAAAGATATGGTTACCTGTATGTTGGGTGAGGCGTCAGCTAAAAAGCTAGAACTGATATCACTGTCCAATAATACCGTTCAACGTAGGATCGACAGTATGGCatcaaatgttaaaaataaagtcATCAATCATGTAAAAAGTAGCGATTTCTTTTCGATACAACTTGATGAGAGTACAGATGTAACGAACTATGCTCAACTTATGGTTTACGTGCGGTATATACgtgaaaataaaacaattaaggaAGATTATTTATTCTGTGAGCCGTTATCAACACGAACTACAGCGGATGAAATTTTCAACAAACTGGATGAATTCTTTGCTGAAAATGGACTTGACTGGATGAATTGCGTTGGCTTCTGCTCTGGTGGCGCTCGAGCTATGACAGGTAGATTCGGAGGTGTAGCCACAAAAGTAAAATCTGTTGCTAAGAATTGTACTTTTATGCACTGCAGTATACACAGACAAGCGTTAGCAGTAAAACGAATGCccgaacaatttaaaaatgttctcCAAGATGCAATCAAGgtggtaaattttattaaatctcGGGCACTTAACTCTCGTTTATTTTCAAACTTGTGTTCCGAAATGGGCAGTGACCATATTCAGTTGCTGCTACATACAGAGGTTAAATGGCTTTCGCGAGGCAAAATGCTGAAAAGATTATTCCAGTTACGTTCTGAGGTGCAGCTGTTCCTGATGGGGACTGATTTTGAATTACGCAATGACAGACATGCTGACAGACGAACACTGGCTTATATCATTGGCTTACTTATCAGACATTTTCAATCGCATCAACGACTTAAATCTAAGTTTGCAAGGTAG